A stretch of Imperialibacter roseus DNA encodes these proteins:
- the htpG gene encoding molecular chaperone HtpG, translating to MVTEEKGTLSIHTENIFPIIKKFLYSDHEIFLRELVSNAVDATQKLNRLAALGEYKGKIGDTKIKVSIDEKAKTITISDKGIGLTTDEIKKYINQIAFSGAAEFVEKYKDKGEEKQIIGHFGLGFYSSYMVAKKVEIFTKSYQTGAEAARWECDGSTDFEITPTKKKDRGTDIVLHIAEDSEEFLQKHRLQGILDKYCKFLPIEIEFDGKVVNNPSPIWTKQPSELKDEDYLNFYKELYPFAEDPLFWIHLNVDYPFNLTGVLYFPKLKNELDVQRNKIQLYSRQVFITDEVKDVVPEFLMLLHGVIDSPDIPLNVSRSYLQSDGNVKKINTYITKKVADKLGDLFKKDRAGYEKKWNDIGLFVKYGMISEEKFYEKALDYTLVQDIDDKFYTLKEYEEHVKPNQADKDGNTVFLYTTKQAQQHSYIENARKREYGVLKMDGQLDSHFINHMEMKMEKVNWKRVDADVLDKLIDKDEKKESVLSEAEQTTVKELFDKAINNKAFTVNVEAMSTDDMPVVITLPEFMRRMKDMSAMGGGMAMMGNMPDAYSVAVNGNHALVGKILKAKTEEEKTDLAKQAFDLAKLSQNLLTGPELTAFIKRSLDIVSA from the coding sequence ATGGTAACAGAAGAAAAAGGCACCCTTTCGATCCACACCGAGAATATTTTTCCCATCATCAAAAAATTTCTCTATTCGGATCACGAGATCTTTTTGAGGGAGTTGGTATCGAATGCCGTGGATGCCACACAAAAGCTGAATCGCCTGGCAGCCCTGGGCGAGTATAAAGGAAAAATTGGTGACACAAAAATTAAAGTGTCTATCGATGAGAAAGCAAAAACAATCACAATCAGTGACAAAGGCATCGGTTTAACAACTGATGAAATAAAGAAATACATCAACCAAATTGCCTTTTCGGGCGCAGCCGAATTTGTTGAGAAATACAAAGATAAAGGTGAAGAAAAGCAAATCATTGGTCATTTTGGCCTCGGTTTCTACTCTTCTTACATGGTCGCCAAAAAGGTAGAAATTTTCACGAAATCGTATCAAACGGGCGCCGAAGCTGCCCGCTGGGAGTGCGATGGATCAACTGATTTTGAAATTACCCCGACCAAGAAAAAGGACAGGGGTACCGACATAGTGCTTCACATTGCTGAAGATTCTGAAGAGTTTTTGCAAAAGCACCGACTTCAGGGTATTCTCGATAAATACTGCAAGTTCCTGCCTATAGAAATTGAGTTCGATGGCAAGGTGGTTAACAACCCAAGCCCCATCTGGACGAAGCAGCCAAGCGAGTTGAAGGATGAAGACTACCTGAACTTTTACAAAGAGCTTTATCCATTTGCTGAGGATCCGCTTTTCTGGATTCACCTGAACGTCGACTACCCCTTCAATCTTACCGGTGTTCTTTATTTCCCTAAGCTGAAAAATGAGCTGGATGTACAGAGAAACAAGATTCAGCTGTATAGCCGGCAGGTGTTTATCACCGACGAGGTGAAGGACGTGGTGCCGGAGTTTTTGATGCTGCTTCACGGCGTAATTGACTCTCCCGACATTCCTTTGAACGTATCGAGGAGCTACCTTCAGTCGGACGGGAACGTGAAGAAAATCAATACCTACATCACCAAGAAAGTAGCAGACAAGCTTGGCGACCTCTTCAAAAAAGACAGAGCAGGGTACGAGAAAAAGTGGAACGACATTGGCCTGTTCGTGAAATACGGAATGATCAGTGAAGAGAAGTTCTATGAGAAGGCGCTTGACTACACGCTTGTGCAGGATATCGACGACAAGTTTTACACACTCAAAGAATACGAGGAGCATGTAAAGCCAAACCAAGCTGACAAGGATGGCAACACTGTTTTCCTTTACACGACCAAACAAGCACAGCAGCACAGCTACATTGAAAACGCCCGCAAGCGTGAGTACGGTGTGCTAAAAATGGACGGACAGCTCGACAGCCACTTCATCAACCACATGGAAATGAAGATGGAAAAGGTGAACTGGAAGCGAGTGGATGCTGATGTGCTGGACAAGCTGATCGACAAAGACGAGAAGAAGGAGTCGGTGCTGTCGGAAGCAGAGCAGACCACAGTGAAAGAGCTTTTTGATAAGGCCATTAACAACAAAGCATTCACAGTAAATGTGGAGGCCATGTCGACTGACGACATGCCGGTGGTGATCACGTTGCCGGAGTTTATGCGCAGAATGAAAGACATGTCGGCGATGGGTGGCGGAATGGCCATGATGGGTAATATGCCTGACGCTTATTCAGTGGCTGTAAACGGTAACCATGCCCTGGTAGGCAAGATCCTTAAAGCGAAAACTGAGGAGGAGAAAACAGACCTTGCCAAGCAAGCCTTTGATTTGGCTAAGCTGTCGCAGAACCTGCTTACAGGCCCTGAGCTCACAGCCTTCATCAAAAGGAGCCTGGATATAGTATCGGCCTAA
- a CDS encoding 3-keto-disaccharide hydrolase — protein MKSHPISQLIKSIALAILLVPMLATAVKGQSKKSKEEWATLFNGKDINDWIVKIHHHDVSVNFGNTFRVEDGIIKVRYDQYGDFNEQFGHLYYKQPYSYYRLVMDYRFVGELQRGAPEYTIKNSGVMFHSQDPRSMPKEQNWPISVEMQFLAGLGDGKPRPTCNMCSPGTDVVYNGKVDPNHCINSTSATYEGDQWVHTELIVMGDSLVIHKVNGEEVLRYSKPQMGGGVVTGYDPALWEPGKPLTEGYIALQSEGQPIDFKNIELLNLEGCMDPKATNYKSYFIKSKPGACTYKK, from the coding sequence ATGAAAAGCCACCCCATTTCCCAGTTAATTAAATCAATAGCCTTAGCGATTCTACTAGTCCCGATGCTGGCAACAGCTGTAAAGGGCCAGTCAAAAAAGAGCAAGGAGGAATGGGCAACGCTTTTCAACGGAAAAGATATCAATGACTGGATTGTTAAAATTCACCACCACGATGTGAGCGTCAACTTTGGCAACACATTCAGAGTGGAGGATGGCATCATCAAAGTTCGCTACGATCAATACGGCGACTTCAACGAGCAGTTTGGGCATTTATACTACAAGCAACCATACTCCTACTATCGCCTCGTGATGGACTACCGGTTTGTTGGCGAATTGCAGCGAGGTGCCCCCGAGTACACAATAAAAAACAGCGGCGTGATGTTCCACTCTCAAGACCCACGCTCGATGCCAAAAGAGCAAAACTGGCCGATCTCAGTGGAAATGCAGTTCCTCGCCGGCTTGGGCGATGGTAAGCCACGCCCCACGTGCAACATGTGCTCGCCGGGCACCGATGTCGTGTACAATGGCAAGGTTGACCCTAACCACTGCATCAACTCAACCTCGGCCACCTATGAGGGTGACCAATGGGTACACACGGAGTTAATAGTAATGGGTGACTCTTTGGTTATTCATAAAGTAAACGGTGAAGAGGTGCTTCGTTATTCCAAGCCTCAGATGGGCGGAGGGGTTGTTACGGGTTACGACCCTGCCTTGTGGGAGCCAGGCAAGCCATTGACCGAAGGGTATATTGCCTTGCAGAGTGAGGGACAACCCATTGATTTCAAGAACATTGAACTACTTAATCTGGAGGGTTGCATGGATCCGAAGGCCACCAATTACAAAAGCTATTTCATCAAATCGAAGCCTGGCGCCTGTACATACAAAAAGTAG